In Actinomadura citrea, a single window of DNA contains:
- a CDS encoding PAS domain-containing sensor histidine kinase: MKVAEVDFSAIFEASPVAVSILSSAWVYVAVNCAYERLTGWSREQLVGRNVFEVFPGGAAGRSADQLRASLERVVEMAEVDTMPLQQYDTEEPGRPGVFHERYWTILNAPVLGPDGRVALIINRVEEVTGFIRELREADSGTGLQPQALAARTRAIEAELFVRARELQEVNQRLRRAEAREHRAAVAAQQALQHQRQVVADTSHDLRGPLAGLRTRLEVALTDPDADSHQILHSALYDAERLGDIVADLLELARLEANAPWRTQEVDLAHLVRAETDRRAQGPRPPDLTVDLAVGVIVDASPVRLTRLLNNLLDNAERHARARVDVTVAQQQGKAVLEVTDDGAGIPVDEREKVFDRFYRRSDARRADPEGTGLGLAIARQIAQGHHGDLHIADHSPGTRFTLRLPLHDPGSAGGVIAGGNAPNAG, encoded by the coding sequence ATGAAGGTGGCCGAAGTCGACTTTTCGGCGATCTTTGAGGCGTCGCCAGTGGCGGTCTCGATCCTGTCGTCCGCATGGGTGTACGTCGCGGTGAACTGCGCCTATGAGCGATTGACGGGCTGGTCACGGGAGCAGTTGGTCGGCCGGAACGTGTTCGAGGTCTTTCCGGGCGGGGCGGCGGGGCGCAGCGCCGACCAGCTGCGCGCGTCGCTGGAACGGGTGGTGGAGATGGCCGAGGTCGACACCATGCCGCTGCAGCAGTACGACACCGAGGAGCCGGGACGGCCCGGGGTCTTTCACGAGCGATACTGGACCATCCTCAACGCCCCGGTGCTGGGGCCGGACGGGCGGGTGGCGCTGATCATCAACCGGGTGGAGGAGGTGACCGGCTTCATCCGGGAGCTGCGCGAGGCCGACAGCGGCACCGGGCTGCAGCCGCAGGCGCTGGCCGCGCGGACAAGAGCGATCGAGGCCGAGCTGTTCGTGCGGGCCCGTGAGCTGCAGGAGGTCAACCAACGGCTGCGGCGCGCCGAAGCACGCGAGCACCGGGCCGCGGTGGCGGCACAGCAGGCGTTGCAGCATCAGCGGCAGGTGGTCGCCGATACCTCCCATGACCTTCGCGGTCCGCTCGCCGGGCTGCGGACCCGGTTGGAGGTCGCCCTCACCGACCCCGACGCCGACTCCCACCAGATCCTGCACTCCGCACTGTACGACGCCGAGCGTCTCGGCGATATCGTCGCCGACCTGCTGGAACTGGCCCGGTTGGAGGCCAATGCCCCCTGGCGGACGCAGGAGGTCGACTTGGCGCACCTGGTCCGGGCCGAGACCGACCGCCGGGCCCAGGGCCCAAGACCCCCGGACCTCACCGTCGACCTCGCCGTCGGCGTCATCGTGGACGCCTCACCCGTCCGGCTGACCCGCTTGTTGAACAACCTGCTCGACAACGCCGAGCGCCACGCCCGAGCCCGCGTCGACGTCACGGTCGCCCAGCAGCAGGGGAAGGCGGTGCTGGAGGTCACCGACGATGGGGCCGGCATCCCCGTCGACGAACGCGAGAAGGTCTTCGATCGCTTCTACCGGCGTTCCGACGCCCGTCGAGCCGATCCCGAAGGCACCGGCCTGGGCCTGGCCATCGCCCGCCAGATCGCCCAGGGCCACCACGGCGACCTCCACATCGCCGATCATTCACCGGGCACCCGCTTCACACTGCGGCTCCCCCTTCACGACCCGGGCAGCGCCGGCGGCGTCATCGCCGGCGGCAACGCCCCCAACGCTGGATGA
- a CDS encoding SDR family NAD(P)-dependent oxidoreductase, with protein sequence MADVLGPAPMSAGRIAMITGGGGDIGGAIAARLVPDGWTVIVADRDAAAARTVADALSADALSADTASPGARRVHARRVDVADPADVEAFVTAAATEFGRIDAVVCAAGIEPPQDLAAIDVASWDRTQAVNLRGPALIAQAALPWWTRQRSGSLVNIGSRTWLGGGHPGYAASKAGLVGLTRSLALELAPLGVRANAVAPSFVRTRFSEQRGDERMLHDYAERVRAATPMGELIRPEDVANAVAFLVSDESARITGEVLHVCAGSQLPLFLG encoded by the coding sequence GTGGCCGACGTCCTGGGCCCCGCTCCGATGAGCGCCGGACGGATCGCGATGATCACCGGTGGCGGCGGTGACATCGGCGGTGCCATCGCCGCCAGGCTCGTCCCGGACGGCTGGACGGTGATCGTCGCCGACCGCGACGCCGCCGCCGCCCGTACCGTGGCGGACGCCCTTTCGGCGGACGCCCTGTCCGCCGACACCGCGTCCCCGGGCGCCCGCCGCGTGCACGCCCGCCGCGTCGACGTGGCGGACCCCGCCGACGTCGAGGCCTTCGTCACCGCGGCCGCGACGGAGTTCGGCCGGATCGACGCGGTCGTGTGCGCGGCCGGTATCGAGCCGCCGCAGGACCTGGCCGCGATCGACGTGGCGTCGTGGGACCGCACCCAGGCCGTCAACCTGCGCGGACCCGCTCTGATCGCGCAGGCGGCGCTGCCCTGGTGGACCCGGCAGCGCTCGGGCTCACTGGTCAACATCGGGTCCCGCACCTGGCTCGGCGGCGGTCATCCCGGCTATGCGGCCTCGAAGGCCGGGCTGGTCGGCCTCACCAGGTCGCTGGCGCTGGAACTGGCCCCCCTCGGCGTTCGGGCCAACGCGGTCGCACCGAGCTTCGTGCGCACCAGGTTCAGCGAGCAGCGGGGCGACGAGCGGATGCTGCACGACTACGCCGAACGCGTGCGCGCCGCCACCCCCATGGGCGAGCTGATCCGTCCGGAGGACGTCGCGAACGCGGTCGCCTTCCTGGTCTCCGACGAGTCCGCCCGCATCACCGGCGAGGTCCTCCACGTCTGCGCCGGCTCCCAACTTCCCCTCTTCCTCGGCTGA
- a CDS encoding SpoIIE family protein phosphatase has product MDAHISGPQGGEEESGPAVATAVVDEQGLVAAWSPGAQRLLGYTAEEVMGRPASRLLAAASPSPDLWRSPRPAPWSGKVPLWHRDGGRVTVELLAYPGHDSRGRDEWLVVSLTTPEISTADFGNQDDARLLDLAFAQSRFAMAIHDRDLRLVRVNDVMCRRINLTEAEVRGRLLRDVLPGPHWRLLEQHLRHVLDTGQPVHRETYRRVPGETRERNWSVFMSPLNDRAGRTQAVWVGVLDNTEQYRARQRLTMLSEASTRIGTTLDVTETAQELADMVVPHFAELAIVDLLEAVLVGDEPDPGPLTDQIALRSVARRSAFDDGTGVDQSGLGLRPELWPPARCLATGQAILMNVDDPEVVAAAARHPAWAEAIDRYRLRSILSVPIRARGVTLGVAAFVRSESAEPFEPDDVLLAEELTARAAVSIDNARRYTRERTTALTLQRSLLPHRLSEQSAVEAATCYLPASSHVGVSGDWFDVIPLSSARVALVVGDVVGHGIHASATMGRLRTAVRTLADVDSSPDELLTRLDDLVSRFSAEEATGAHDEAENEVGATCLYAVYDPVSRRCTAARAGHPPPALIAPDGSVGFLDLPAGPPLGVGGLPFESTEVELPEGSVLAFYTDGLVESRDHDIDVGLERLRRALTRRSSSLAETCDSVFNAALPDSPVDDAALLVARTNVLSADRFASWDLPADPAIVAETRNLVTERLTEWGLDEAVYVTELIVSELVTNAIRYARGPIQLRIIRDRTLICEVSDGASTAPHLRRARLLDEGGRGLLLVAQLTQRWGTRHTPRGKTIWTEQPLTGTGVSDLLDHFDDLE; this is encoded by the coding sequence ATGGACGCGCACATCAGCGGCCCTCAGGGCGGAGAAGAGGAATCGGGCCCTGCGGTCGCCACGGCAGTCGTGGACGAGCAAGGGCTGGTGGCGGCCTGGAGTCCCGGTGCCCAGCGGCTGCTGGGGTACACCGCCGAAGAGGTGATGGGACGTCCGGCGTCCCGTCTGCTGGCAGCGGCTTCTCCTTCGCCGGATCTGTGGCGGTCGCCCCGTCCCGCTCCCTGGAGCGGGAAGGTTCCGCTCTGGCACAGGGACGGCGGGCGGGTGACGGTGGAACTGCTCGCCTACCCCGGTCACGACAGCCGCGGCAGGGATGAATGGCTTGTCGTGTCCCTCACCACCCCGGAGATCTCCACCGCCGACTTCGGAAACCAGGATGACGCGCGCCTGCTTGATCTGGCGTTCGCCCAGTCCCGTTTCGCCATGGCGATCCATGACAGGGACCTGCGGCTCGTCAGAGTCAATGACGTCATGTGCAGAAGGATCAACCTCACGGAAGCCGAAGTGCGCGGACGCCTTTTGAGAGACGTCCTTCCGGGGCCCCACTGGAGGCTGCTGGAGCAACACCTGCGCCATGTGCTCGACACGGGGCAGCCCGTGCACAGGGAGACCTACCGGCGAGTCCCAGGCGAGACCCGCGAGCGCAACTGGTCGGTCTTCATGTCCCCGCTCAATGACCGGGCAGGACGGACACAAGCCGTCTGGGTGGGCGTCCTTGACAACACGGAGCAGTACCGCGCACGGCAACGTCTGACCATGCTGAGCGAGGCCAGTACCCGTATCGGCACCACCTTGGACGTCACCGAAACCGCCCAGGAACTGGCCGACATGGTGGTGCCCCATTTCGCCGAACTCGCCATCGTCGACCTGCTCGAAGCGGTGCTCGTCGGCGACGAACCGGACCCAGGGCCGCTGACCGACCAGATCGCGCTGCGGAGCGTGGCACGCCGGTCCGCCTTCGACGACGGGACGGGCGTGGATCAAAGCGGCCTCGGCCTGCGTCCCGAACTGTGGCCGCCGGCCCGCTGCCTGGCCACCGGCCAGGCGATCCTGATGAACGTCGACGACCCCGAAGTCGTTGCGGCGGCCGCTCGCCACCCCGCGTGGGCGGAAGCCATCGACCGGTACCGACTGCGCTCGATCCTCTCGGTGCCGATACGCGCTCGCGGCGTCACCCTCGGCGTCGCCGCCTTCGTCCGGAGCGAGTCCGCAGAGCCCTTCGAGCCGGACGACGTGCTCCTGGCCGAGGAACTCACCGCCCGGGCGGCCGTCTCCATCGACAACGCCCGACGCTACACCCGCGAGCGCACCACCGCCCTGACACTTCAGCGCAGCCTGCTCCCGCACCGCCTCTCCGAGCAGTCGGCCGTGGAGGCCGCCACCTGCTATCTGCCGGCCAGCTCCCACGTCGGTGTGAGCGGGGACTGGTTCGACGTCATCCCGTTGTCCAGCGCACGGGTAGCGCTCGTCGTCGGTGATGTCGTCGGCCACGGCATCCACGCCTCCGCCACCATGGGACGGCTGCGGACCGCCGTGCGCACCCTCGCCGACGTCGACTCCTCTCCCGACGAGCTCCTCACCCGTCTCGACGATCTCGTCAGCCGGTTCTCCGCCGAGGAGGCCACCGGCGCTCACGACGAGGCGGAGAACGAGGTGGGCGCCACCTGCCTGTACGCCGTCTACGACCCCGTGTCCCGCCGATGCACGGCCGCGCGCGCCGGCCACCCTCCACCCGCGCTCATCGCGCCCGACGGCTCGGTCGGCTTCCTCGACCTGCCCGCCGGCCCGCCCCTCGGCGTCGGTGGCCTGCCCTTCGAGAGCACCGAGGTCGAACTGCCGGAGGGCAGCGTCCTGGCCTTCTACACCGACGGCCTCGTCGAGTCCCGCGATCACGACATCGATGTCGGGCTCGAACGCCTGCGTCGGGCCCTGACCCGCCGCTCATCGTCCTTGGCCGAGACCTGCGACAGCGTCTTCAACGCCGCCCTGCCGGACAGCCCCGTGGACGACGCCGCGCTCCTCGTCGCCCGCACCAACGTCCTGAGCGCGGACCGATTCGCCAGCTGGGATCTGCCCGCCGACCCGGCCATCGTCGCCGAGACCCGCAACCTGGTGACCGAACGGCTCACGGAGTGGGGCCTCGACGAGGCCGTCTACGTCACCGAGCTCATCGTCAGCGAGCTCGTGACCAACGCCATCCGCTACGCCAGGGGGCCGATCCAACTGCGCATCATCCGGGACCGGACGCTCATCTGCGAGGTCTCCGACGGCGCCAGCACCGCCCCGCACCTGCGCCGTGCCCGCCTTCTCGACGAAGGAGGGCGCGGCCTCCTTCTCGTCGCGCAGCTCACCCAGCGCTGGGGAACCCGCCACACCCCCCGCGGTAAGACCATCTGGACCGAGCAGCCTCTCACCGGAACCGGCGTCAGTGATCTTCTGGATCACTTCGACGACCTGGAGTGA
- a CDS encoding nuclear transport factor 2 family protein, whose amino-acid sequence MRADADQAEIRRLIEDWAVWRDAGDWDRFATVWHPDGVMQATWFQGGYEAFIEVSRQGWERGVRIWHFLGGTSADIAGDRAVAQTKMTITQRALVDGVECDVVCTGRFYDLLQRDGRRDDVDGRHGGWALVLRQPIYERDRIDPVDPGARPVLDADRLRGLPEGYRHLAYLQTGLGYQVKMDMPQLTGPRVEALYRRGAGWLHGGRADD is encoded by the coding sequence ATGAGGGCCGATGCCGATCAGGCCGAGATCAGACGACTCATCGAAGACTGGGCCGTGTGGCGCGACGCCGGTGACTGGGACAGGTTCGCGACGGTGTGGCACCCCGACGGTGTCATGCAGGCCACCTGGTTCCAAGGCGGCTACGAGGCGTTCATCGAGGTCAGCAGGCAGGGCTGGGAGCGCGGCGTGCGCATCTGGCACTTCCTCGGCGGGACGTCGGCCGACATCGCGGGCGACCGGGCGGTCGCCCAGACCAAGATGACGATCACGCAGCGGGCCCTCGTCGACGGCGTCGAGTGCGACGTCGTGTGCACGGGCAGGTTCTACGACCTCCTCCAACGGGACGGCCGCCGGGACGACGTCGACGGACGGCACGGCGGGTGGGCGCTGGTGCTCCGGCAGCCGATCTACGAGCGGGACCGGATCGACCCCGTCGACCCCGGAGCCCGCCCCGTCCTGGACGCGGACCGGCTGCGCGGCCTGCCCGAGGGGTACCGGCATCTGGCCTACCTCCAGACCGGGCTCGGGTACCAGGTCAAGATGGATATGCCGCAGCTCACCGGCCCGCGCGTCGAGGCCCTGTACCGGCGGGGCGCCGGCTGGCTTCACGGCGGGAGAGCCGATGACTGA
- a CDS encoding amidase — protein sequence MPTAPLHALLARHGGAAGLAAAVRGGEVAAAEPVRAARERIAALDPALHAFTQVLEATGPATGGGSGLELAGLPVAVKDNIDVAGTVTTLGRPVGERPPAARDAEAVARLRGAGAVVVGKTNLPELASLAVTVNAHHGDARNPWDPDRTAGGSSGGSAVAVASGMAAAALATDTGGSALIPAALTGVCGFRPTHGRIGLDGVAPLSPSMDTVGVIASHPADIAAVVRVLDGETGESPAAPGLKGLRVGVLTGWFQDEASDGVLARVHQAVRGLVSAGASARPAETPSAHLVLRHARTIYRAETAASFAGLVQPGRSYAPAVEARRTNPHGPADLARARAFREAWRAELLSAFADADVLIAATTPITAPRLDAPENEATTALIRHAYPFCLAGVPVLSVPAGLDGGLPVGLMLAAPPGEDHRLLALGAVCHDAGLFTHSDT from the coding sequence ATGCCGACGGCGCCCTTGCACGCCCTCCTGGCCCGGCACGGCGGCGCCGCCGGTCTCGCGGCCGCCGTGCGCGGCGGCGAGGTCGCGGCCGCGGAGCCCGTGCGGGCCGCGCGGGAGCGGATCGCGGCGCTCGACCCGGCGCTGCACGCGTTCACGCAGGTCCTCGAAGCGACCGGCCCGGCGACCGGCGGCGGGTCCGGGCTCGAGCTGGCGGGGCTGCCGGTCGCCGTGAAGGACAACATCGACGTCGCCGGCACGGTCACCACGCTCGGCCGTCCCGTCGGCGAGCGCCCGCCGGCCGCGCGCGACGCGGAGGCCGTCGCCCGGCTCCGCGGCGCCGGCGCGGTCGTCGTCGGCAAGACGAACCTGCCGGAGCTGGCCAGCCTGGCCGTGACCGTCAACGCCCACCACGGCGACGCCCGCAACCCCTGGGACCCGGACCGTACGGCCGGCGGTTCCAGCGGTGGTTCCGCCGTCGCGGTCGCGTCCGGCATGGCCGCCGCCGCGCTGGCCACCGACACCGGCGGGTCGGCGCTCATTCCGGCGGCGCTCACCGGCGTCTGCGGGTTCCGGCCCACCCACGGGCGGATCGGCCTCGACGGCGTCGCCCCGCTGAGCCCGTCCATGGACACGGTCGGCGTGATCGCTTCGCACCCTGCCGACATCGCCGCGGTGGTCCGCGTCCTCGACGGCGAGACCGGCGAGTCGCCGGCGGCGCCCGGCCTGAAGGGCCTGCGGGTCGGCGTGCTCACCGGCTGGTTCCAGGACGAGGCGTCCGACGGCGTGCTGGCCAGGGTGCACCAGGCCGTGCGGGGGCTCGTCTCGGCCGGGGCGTCGGCCCGTCCCGCCGAGACGCCCTCGGCACACCTCGTCCTGCGGCACGCGCGGACCATCTACCGCGCCGAGACCGCCGCCTCGTTCGCGGGCCTCGTCCAGCCCGGCCGGTCGTACGCGCCCGCCGTGGAGGCCCGCCGGACGAACCCGCACGGCCCCGCCGACCTCGCCCGCGCCCGCGCGTTCCGGGAGGCGTGGCGGGCGGAGCTGCTGTCGGCGTTCGCGGACGCCGACGTGCTGATCGCGGCCACCACGCCCATCACCGCGCCCCGCCTCGACGCCCCCGAGAACGAGGCCACGACCGCGCTGATCCGCCACGCGTACCCGTTCTGCCTCGCCGGGGTGCCGGTCCTGTCGGTCCCGGCGGGCCTCGACGGCGGGCTGCCCGTCGGGCTGATGCTCGCCGCCCCGCCCGGCGAGGACCACCGGCTGCTCGCACTCGGCGCCGTGTGCCACGACGCCGGTCTGTTCACCCACAGCGACACCTGA
- a CDS encoding Lrp/AsnC family transcriptional regulator, producing the protein MPESPPPRLDEIDGLLLDLLQHDAGRTLHDLGEQVGLSPSAVQRRIARYRKDGLIAGQVAVLDPHRFGPTVLATVLVTLAQESFEHHRIFSDRMRSNPQVQQCYRVAGPWDYVVVLAARSMRDCGRLGDRLFKADDNISRYETLVVFDTVKTGLALPLPAPGHGTGGHDPLPRGLTPGRRSDPEDH; encoded by the coding sequence ATGCCCGAATCGCCGCCACCCCGTCTGGACGAGATCGACGGCCTGCTGCTGGACCTCCTCCAGCACGACGCCGGACGCACCTTGCACGACCTCGGCGAACAGGTCGGGCTCTCACCGAGCGCCGTCCAGCGGCGGATCGCCCGCTACCGCAAGGACGGCCTCATCGCCGGGCAGGTCGCCGTCCTCGACCCGCACCGCTTCGGTCCCACCGTCCTCGCCACGGTGCTGGTCACCCTGGCCCAGGAATCGTTCGAGCACCATCGGATCTTCTCCGACCGGATGCGCTCGAACCCGCAGGTCCAGCAGTGCTACCGGGTCGCGGGACCATGGGACTACGTGGTCGTCCTGGCCGCGCGCAGCATGCGCGACTGCGGCCGGCTCGGTGACCGCCTGTTCAAGGCGGACGACAACATCAGTCGTTACGAGACCCTGGTCGTCTTCGACACCGTCAAGACCGGCCTGGCTCTCCCGCTTCCCGCGCCGGGTCACGGGACGGGCGGCCATGACCCGCTCCCCCGCGGGCTCACTCCAGGTCGTCGAAGTGATCCAGAAGATCACTGA
- a CDS encoding maleylacetate reductase: MTDRFVHEQGASRVVFGVGALDGAGDEVARLGARRVLLISDRHSAAHAEAVAGRLGGRVRGRITRTATHVPGESADAASREAAAHGADLLLCVGGGSATGLAKAVALRTGLRIVAVPTTYAGSEMTPIWGLTRDGRKETGRDPAVRPVTVIYDPALTTRLPGRLSAASGMNALAHLVEAAYAPRLSPLTAAVADQGIRVLAKALPRVVTDPEDMAARSDALQGAWLAGWVLGTTAMGLHHKLCHVLGGSYGLPHAATHSALLPYVTAFNRRAPRLGRVAEALGAADAATGLWELRTSIGAPASLAQPGFGTADIDRVAGLVAAEPPAGPRPVEPAGVRAILRAALDGARPVTTGDGDAP; encoded by the coding sequence ATGACTGACCGGTTCGTGCACGAGCAGGGCGCGTCGCGGGTGGTGTTCGGCGTGGGCGCGCTGGACGGGGCCGGTGACGAGGTCGCGCGCCTCGGCGCGCGCCGCGTCCTGCTGATCTCCGATCGGCACAGCGCCGCGCACGCCGAGGCCGTCGCGGGGCGGCTGGGCGGCCGGGTCCGCGGCCGGATCACACGGACGGCGACCCACGTCCCGGGCGAATCCGCCGACGCGGCCTCACGCGAGGCCGCCGCGCACGGCGCCGACCTGCTGCTCTGTGTCGGGGGCGGCTCGGCGACCGGGCTGGCGAAGGCGGTCGCGCTGCGGACCGGGCTGCGGATCGTCGCGGTCCCCACCACGTACGCGGGCAGTGAGATGACCCCGATCTGGGGCCTCACACGGGACGGTCGCAAGGAGACCGGCCGCGATCCCGCCGTGCGGCCCGTGACGGTGATCTACGACCCCGCGCTGACGACACGCCTGCCGGGGAGGCTGTCCGCGGCCAGTGGCATGAACGCGCTCGCCCACCTGGTCGAGGCCGCCTACGCGCCGCGACTCTCCCCGCTCACGGCGGCGGTCGCCGACCAGGGGATACGCGTTCTGGCGAAGGCTCTGCCGCGCGTCGTGACCGACCCGGAGGACATGGCGGCGCGAAGCGACGCGCTCCAAGGCGCATGGCTGGCCGGATGGGTGCTGGGCACGACCGCGATGGGCCTTCACCACAAGCTGTGCCACGTGCTGGGCGGGTCCTACGGCCTGCCGCACGCCGCGACCCATTCGGCGCTGCTGCCGTACGTCACGGCGTTCAACCGGCGGGCGCCGCGGCTCGGGCGGGTCGCGGAGGCCCTGGGAGCCGCCGACGCGGCGACCGGTCTGTGGGAGCTCCGGACCTCCATCGGCGCGCCGGCGAGCCTGGCCCAACCCGGATTCGGCACCGCCGATATCGACCGGGTCGCCGGGCTCGTGGCGGCGGAACCTCCGGCCGGCCCGCGCCCGGTGGAACCCGCCGGGGTGCGTGCGATCCTGCGGGCCGCCCTGGACGGCGCGCGCCCCGTGACCACGGGGGACGGGGACGCACCATGA
- a CDS encoding FAD-dependent oxidoreductase: MTRPRHFDLVVVGGGLGGVAAVLAAARLGLRSVLVSESDWIGGQVSSQCIPPDEHPWIESVGCTPAYRRFRDRVRAFYRRNYPLNAAARHAPLLNPGSGNIGPLSHEPHVACLVLEEMLAPWTSRGTVTVLRSHRLAAVSADGDEITSVLVRGSEGEEAELSGDYFLDATDLGDLVGMSGAEHVFGAESAAETGEPHALAGPADPYDQQAITWAMLLSLHPGTDNTIERPADYAEWREHRPPEWPGPLLSWEVSDHVTHRPRRRPLFTDRPAAGGVRYDLWHARRVLDAAHLDTEWADVTAAAWPMMDYARLPLIGVDEPTRERALREARQLSLSFLYWMQTEAPRHDGGTGYPELRPRGDLTGTPDGLAKMPYIRESRRIRAEVTLVEQHVGVEARAGLEGAERFPDSVGIAAYRIDVHPSTAGRPTIDIDTWPFQIPLGALIPVRMRNLLPAAKNIGATHLTSGAYRVHPGEWTVGEAAGALAGFCVRRAARPSQVRADEMLLDEFQTLLSGTLGVELEWPRYQALAPRHRFGYVQQAPAPSERTA; encoded by the coding sequence GTGACCCGACCTCGGCATTTCGATCTCGTCGTCGTCGGCGGCGGCCTCGGCGGCGTCGCCGCCGTCCTGGCCGCCGCGCGGCTCGGCCTGCGCAGCGTGCTGGTCAGCGAGAGCGACTGGATCGGCGGCCAGGTGTCCAGCCAGTGCATCCCGCCGGACGAGCACCCGTGGATCGAGTCGGTCGGCTGCACCCCCGCCTACCGCCGGTTCCGCGACCGGGTGCGCGCCTTCTACCGGCGCAACTATCCGCTCAACGCGGCGGCGCGGCACGCACCGCTGCTCAACCCGGGTTCGGGGAACATCGGCCCGCTCAGCCACGAGCCGCATGTGGCGTGCCTCGTCCTGGAGGAGATGCTCGCACCGTGGACGAGCCGCGGAACGGTCACCGTGCTGCGCTCGCACCGGCTGGCGGCGGTGTCGGCGGACGGCGACGAGATCACCTCGGTGCTGGTCCGCGGGTCCGAGGGCGAGGAGGCCGAGCTGAGCGGCGACTACTTCCTCGACGCCACCGACCTCGGCGATCTCGTCGGGATGTCCGGCGCCGAGCATGTCTTCGGGGCTGAGAGCGCGGCCGAGACCGGCGAGCCGCACGCGCTGGCCGGCCCCGCCGACCCGTACGACCAGCAGGCGATCACGTGGGCGATGCTGCTGAGCCTGCACCCCGGCACGGACAACACCATCGAGCGTCCGGCCGACTACGCCGAATGGCGCGAGCACCGTCCTCCCGAATGGCCCGGACCGCTGCTGAGCTGGGAGGTCAGCGACCATGTCACGCACCGGCCCCGGCGCAGACCGCTGTTCACCGACCGCCCGGCCGCAGGCGGCGTCCGGTACGACCTCTGGCACGCCCGCAGGGTCCTGGACGCCGCCCATCTCGACACGGAGTGGGCGGACGTGACCGCTGCGGCGTGGCCGATGATGGACTACGCGCGGTTGCCGCTCATCGGCGTGGACGAGCCGACCCGGGAGCGGGCGTTGCGCGAGGCGCGGCAGCTCTCCCTGTCGTTCCTGTACTGGATGCAGACGGAGGCGCCCCGGCATGACGGCGGCACCGGATATCCCGAGCTGAGGCCGCGCGGCGATCTGACCGGGACGCCTGACGGGCTCGCGAAGATGCCCTACATCCGCGAGAGCCGCCGCATCCGGGCCGAGGTCACCCTGGTGGAACAGCACGTCGGGGTGGAGGCCCGCGCGGGCCTGGAGGGCGCCGAACGGTTCCCCGACAGTGTCGGCATCGCCGCGTACCGCATCGACGTGCACCCGTCCACGGCGGGACGCCCCACGATCGACATCGACACCTGGCCGTTCCAGATCCCGCTCGGGGCCCTGATCCCGGTCCGGATGCGCAACCTGCTGCCCGCAGCCAAGAACATCGGCGCGACCCATCTGACCAGCGGCGCATACCGCGTGCACCCGGGGGAGTGGACGGTCGGCGAGGCGGCGGGCGCGCTGGCGGGCTTCTGCGTGCGGCGCGCTGCCCGCCCGTCCCAGGTCAGGGCGGACGAGATGCTGCTGGACGAGTTCCAGACGCTGCTGTCGGGCACTCTCGGCGTCGAGCTGGAATGGCCCCGCTACCAGGCGCTCGCCCCGCGCCACCGCTTCGGGTACGTCCAGCAGGCGCCCGCACCGAGCGAGCGGACCGCCTGA
- a CDS encoding dioxygenase: MSHDEPIAEDLTRTVLARIAATPDERLREVMASLVRHLHAFARDVGLREPELMAAVRFLTETGRTCTEDRQEFVLLSDTLGLSSLVDELGGAGAGGATPSTILGPFYVPDAPLRASGTSIADVDLGGEPLLVDGEVADTAGRPLAGAVADVWQTAPNGRYDVQDPDQPRHNLRGRFRTDAEGRFSFRTVRPVSYPIPDDGPVGRLLRATGRHPWRAAHIHAIVSAPGHRSVTTTVFDAEDGYLGSDAVFGVKPELARTFERAPGGGLRLTERFTLAPLAPPAQNERPMAKRSSP, from the coding sequence ATGAGCCACGACGAGCCGATCGCCGAAGACCTGACCCGTACGGTGCTGGCGCGGATCGCCGCCACCCCCGACGAGCGGCTGCGCGAGGTGATGGCCTCGCTCGTACGGCACCTGCACGCCTTCGCCAGGGACGTCGGGCTCCGGGAGCCGGAACTGATGGCCGCCGTCCGGTTCCTCACCGAGACGGGCCGCACGTGCACCGAGGACCGGCAGGAGTTCGTCCTGCTGTCCGACACCCTGGGCCTGTCCAGCCTGGTCGACGAACTGGGCGGGGCGGGCGCCGGCGGCGCCACCCCCTCGACGATCCTCGGCCCGTTCTACGTGCCGGACGCACCGCTGCGAGCGTCCGGGACGTCCATCGCCGACGTCGACCTCGGCGGCGAGCCGCTGCTGGTGGACGGCGAGGTCGCCGACACCGCCGGCCGGCCGCTGGCGGGTGCCGTCGCCGATGTCTGGCAGACCGCGCCCAACGGCCGCTACGACGTCCAGGACCCCGACCAGCCCCGGCACAACCTGCGCGGGCGTTTCCGCACCGACGCCGAGGGCCGGTTCTCATTCCGGACGGTCCGGCCCGTCAGCTATCCGATCCCCGACGACGGCCCGGTCGGACGCCTGCTGCGGGCCACCGGACGGCACCCCTGGCGGGCCGCGCACATCCACGCGATCGTCTCCGCACCGGGCCACCGGTCCGTCACCACGACGGTCTTCGACGCCGAGGACGGCTACCTCGGCTCGGACGCCGTCTTCGGCGTGAAGCCGGAGCTGGCGCGGACCTTCGAACGCGCACCCGGCGGCGGCCTGCGCCTGACCGAGCGCTTCACGCTGGCGCCGCTGGCGCCGCCCGCCCAGAACGAACGCCCCATGGCGAAAAGGAGCTCCCCGTGA